From Stenotrophomonas maltophilia, a single genomic window includes:
- the rho gene encoding transcription termination factor Rho — translation MSDNTSETGSADAPAEKRVRKPRVAKAAAPAAAETSAAPAQPTLPLAAAPEAPAPAAPSPSAPAAEAPASSGGGEGGEGRESGQPRQQNHQGGGQNQGQNPYNQNGQQGQGQGQGNRRDRFRNRRDRDRNNRFRDDGMPNDGGEQQPFVPRPHANVPEGFPVYSLSDLKRMPAQKLLEIAEQLQISEGVARARKQDVIFALLKVLTRHGDGVAADGVLEILPDGFGFLRAAEASYLAGPDDTYISPSQIRRFNLRTGDHISGRIRFPKDGERYFALNIVDTINGEPIEASKNKVLFENLTALFPRRRFTLERGNGSSEDITGRILDLMAPQGKGQRSLIVSQPKAGKTMMMQQVATAITTNHPDVHLIVLLIDERPEEVTEMQRTVRGEVISSTFDEPAARHVQVAEMVIERAKRLVEHKKDVVILLDSITRLARAYNNVVPSSGKVLTGGVDANALHRPKRFFGAARNVEEGGSLTIIATALVDTGSKMDEVIYEEFKGTGNSEVHLSRRIAEKRVFPAIDINRSGTRREDLLIEPELLQKIWILRKLLHPMDEMAAMEFLLDKMKNTKSNDEFFGSMKR, via the coding sequence TTGTCCGATAACACTTCCGAAACCGGCAGCGCCGATGCGCCCGCCGAAAAGCGCGTGCGCAAGCCCCGCGTAGCCAAGGCTGCCGCTCCGGCCGCCGCCGAAACCAGCGCCGCGCCGGCGCAGCCGACCCTGCCGCTGGCCGCCGCGCCGGAAGCACCGGCGCCGGCAGCCCCTTCGCCGAGCGCGCCCGCCGCCGAGGCCCCTGCCAGCAGTGGCGGCGGCGAAGGTGGTGAGGGCCGCGAATCCGGCCAGCCGCGCCAGCAGAATCACCAGGGGGGTGGCCAGAACCAGGGCCAGAACCCGTACAACCAGAACGGCCAGCAGGGCCAGGGACAGGGTCAGGGCAACCGCCGCGACCGCTTCCGCAACCGCCGCGACCGTGACCGCAACAACCGCTTCCGCGACGATGGCATGCCCAACGACGGCGGCGAGCAGCAGCCCTTCGTGCCGCGCCCGCACGCCAACGTGCCCGAGGGCTTCCCGGTCTACTCGCTGAGCGACCTCAAGCGCATGCCGGCGCAGAAGCTGCTGGAAATCGCCGAGCAGCTGCAGATCTCCGAAGGCGTCGCCCGCGCCCGCAAGCAGGACGTCATCTTTGCCCTGCTGAAGGTGCTGACCCGCCACGGTGACGGCGTCGCCGCCGACGGCGTGCTGGAAATCCTGCCTGACGGCTTCGGCTTCCTGCGCGCGGCCGAAGCCAGCTACCTGGCCGGCCCGGACGACACCTACATCTCGCCCAGCCAGATCCGCCGCTTCAACCTGCGTACCGGCGACCACATCTCCGGCCGCATCCGCTTCCCGAAGGATGGCGAACGCTACTTCGCGCTGAACATCGTCGACACCATCAACGGTGAGCCGATCGAAGCATCGAAGAACAAGGTGCTGTTCGAGAACCTGACCGCGCTGTTCCCGCGCCGTCGCTTCACCCTGGAGCGCGGCAACGGTTCGTCGGAAGACATCACCGGCCGCATCCTCGACCTGATGGCACCGCAGGGCAAGGGCCAGCGCTCGCTCATCGTCTCCCAGCCGAAGGCGGGCAAGACGATGATGATGCAGCAGGTCGCCACCGCGATCACCACCAACCACCCGGACGTGCACCTGATCGTGCTGCTGATCGACGAGCGCCCGGAAGAAGTGACCGAAATGCAGCGCACCGTGCGCGGCGAAGTCATCAGTTCGACCTTCGACGAGCCGGCCGCGCGCCACGTGCAGGTGGCCGAGATGGTCATCGAGCGCGCCAAGCGCCTGGTCGAGCACAAGAAGGACGTGGTGATCCTGCTCGACTCGATCACCCGCCTGGCCCGCGCCTACAACAACGTGGTGCCGAGCTCGGGCAAGGTGCTGACCGGTGGTGTCGACGCCAACGCCCTGCACCGCCCGAAGCGCTTCTTCGGTGCCGCGCGCAACGTGGAAGAAGGCGGCAGCCTGACCATCATCGCCACCGCGCTGGTCGACACCGGCTCGAAGATGGACGAGGTGATCTACGAAGAGTTCAAGGGCACCGGCAACAGCGAAGTGCACCTGAGCCGTCGCATTGCTGAAAAGCGCGTGTTCCCGGCCATCGACATCAACCGTTCGGGCACCCGCCGCGAAGACCTGCTGATCGAACCGGAACTGCTGCAGAAGATCTGGATCCTGCGCAAGCTGCTGCATCCGATGGATGAAATGGCCGCGATGGAATTCCTGCTGGACAAGATGAAGAACACCAAGTCCAACGACGAGTTCTTCGGTTCGATGAAGCGATAA
- a CDS encoding glycoside hydrolase family 3 protein: protein MNRPTQTLLASCLLAAIAAPVGAAQAEGERLQDWPRVHSAIATDAGIERRVQQILSQMTLAQKIGQMTQAEIKTITPEQVRQYYIGSVLNGGGSWPGMDKHASVQDWLKLADAYHVASLATDAKTPVPVIWGTDAVHGHNNVLGATLFPHNIGLGAAGDAELIERIGEATARSVRATGIGWVFAPTLAVAHDPRWGRTYESYSSDPAVIRSFAHAYVKGAQGAFKDDGNVVTTAKHYLGDGATDNGRDQGEALVDKATMINVHAQGYYGALAEGAQTVMASFNSWNDRAAGIDYGKMHGSRALLTDALKDRMGFDGFVVSDWNGIAQVPGCRNDSCAQAINAGIDMVMVPDDWKAFIDNTTAQVQKGEIPMARIDDAVTRILRVKLRAGLFEHKPSDSRYAGDATAVQHRELARRAVRESLVLLKNEGHALPLRRDARVLVVGKGADNIGDQSGGWSLTWQGTENSNADFPNADSVLGALRAELGADKVSFSADGQGIDPNTFDVVLAVIGETPYAETNGDILASDTVSHSRAYPQDLAVLKAATASGKPVVTVYLSGRPMYTNDLLNLSSAFVAAWLPGTEGKGVTDVLVAGKGGKPAHDFRGRLSFPWPGVPCPAPIDQPDAKKPALFARGYGLSYAKGGKVARLDEANPDSCGEVTVLPIFNRADTPPFALHVAAAGATQPLGNDLNATLRWPAAKPVVQVRTVQVNTQQDAKEVTWLAPAQLIARSTSRRNLGALARSNGALQFDVQLVKRPVSPVKVTMQCGSGCEGGVDIAPLLGKLSPGQKQTVTVPLACFAKQGVALGAVEAPFVVTADTPFAAAFTQVKLTANTANAEGAVACP, encoded by the coding sequence GTGAATCGCCCCACCCAGACCCTTCTTGCCAGCTGCCTGCTGGCCGCGATTGCCGCACCGGTCGGTGCCGCACAGGCCGAGGGCGAACGCCTGCAGGACTGGCCACGCGTGCACAGCGCGATCGCCACCGACGCCGGCATCGAACGCCGCGTGCAGCAGATCCTTTCGCAGATGACGCTGGCGCAGAAGATCGGGCAGATGACCCAGGCCGAGATCAAGACAATCACGCCGGAGCAGGTGCGCCAGTACTACATCGGCTCGGTGCTCAACGGCGGCGGCTCCTGGCCGGGCATGGACAAGCACGCCAGCGTGCAGGACTGGCTGAAACTGGCCGATGCCTACCACGTGGCTTCATTGGCGACCGATGCGAAGACGCCGGTGCCGGTGATCTGGGGTACCGACGCGGTGCATGGCCACAACAATGTGCTGGGCGCCACGCTGTTCCCGCACAACATCGGCCTGGGCGCGGCCGGTGATGCCGAACTGATCGAGCGCATTGGCGAGGCGACCGCACGCTCGGTGCGTGCCACCGGCATCGGCTGGGTGTTCGCGCCCACCCTCGCCGTGGCCCACGACCCGCGCTGGGGCCGCACCTACGAAAGCTATTCGTCCGACCCGGCGGTGATCCGCAGCTTCGCCCACGCCTACGTCAAGGGCGCGCAGGGGGCGTTCAAGGATGACGGCAACGTGGTCACCACCGCCAAGCACTACCTGGGCGACGGTGCCACCGACAACGGCCGGGATCAGGGTGAGGCGCTGGTCGACAAGGCCACCATGATCAACGTCCACGCGCAGGGCTATTACGGCGCGCTGGCCGAAGGTGCGCAGACCGTGATGGCCTCGTTCAACAGCTGGAACGACCGCGCCGCCGGAATCGACTACGGCAAGATGCACGGCAGCAGGGCACTGCTGACCGATGCGCTGAAAGACAGGATGGGCTTCGACGGCTTCGTCGTCTCCGACTGGAACGGCATCGCCCAGGTGCCGGGCTGCCGCAACGACAGCTGCGCGCAGGCCATCAACGCCGGCATCGACATGGTAATGGTGCCCGACGACTGGAAGGCCTTCATCGACAACACCACCGCGCAGGTGCAGAAGGGCGAGATCCCGATGGCGCGCATCGACGATGCGGTGACGCGCATCCTGCGGGTGAAGCTGCGTGCCGGGCTGTTCGAACACAAGCCGTCCGACAGCCGTTATGCGGGTGATGCCACGGCCGTGCAGCACCGCGAGCTGGCGCGCCGCGCGGTGCGTGAATCGCTGGTGCTGCTGAAGAACGAAGGCCATGCGCTGCCGTTGCGCAGAGATGCGCGCGTGCTGGTGGTCGGCAAGGGCGCCGACAACATCGGTGACCAGTCCGGTGGCTGGTCGCTGACCTGGCAGGGCACCGAGAACAGCAATGCCGACTTCCCCAACGCCGACTCGGTGCTGGGCGCGCTGCGCGCCGAACTGGGCGCGGACAAGGTCAGCTTCAGCGCAGATGGCCAGGGCATCGACCCGAACACCTTCGATGTGGTGCTGGCGGTGATCGGGGAAACGCCGTATGCGGAGACCAACGGCGACATCCTTGCCTCGGACACGGTCAGCCACAGCCGCGCCTACCCGCAGGACCTGGCCGTGCTGAAGGCCGCCACAGCGAGCGGCAAGCCGGTGGTGACGGTCTACCTGTCCGGTCGGCCGATGTACACCAACGACCTGCTCAATCTGTCCAGCGCGTTCGTTGCGGCGTGGCTGCCGGGCACCGAAGGCAAGGGCGTCACCGATGTGCTGGTGGCCGGCAAGGGTGGCAAGCCCGCGCACGACTTCCGCGGCCGCCTCAGCTTCCCGTGGCCGGGCGTGCCATGCCCGGCGCCGATCGACCAGCCCGATGCGAAGAAGCCGGCCCTGTTCGCGCGGGGTTATGGCCTGAGCTACGCCAAGGGTGGCAAGGTCGCGCGTCTGGACGAAGCCAATCCGGACAGCTGCGGCGAAGTGACGGTGCTGCCGATCTTCAACCGCGCCGACACGCCGCCGTTCGCCCTGCACGTGGCCGCCGCTGGCGCAACGCAACCGCTGGGCAATGATCTGAATGCCACGCTGCGCTGGCCGGCTGCCAAGCCGGTGGTGCAGGTGCGCACCGTGCAGGTGAACACCCAGCAGGACGCCAAGGAGGTGACCTGGCTGGCCCCCGCGCAGCTGATCGCGCGCAGCACCTCGCGCCGCAACCTGGGCGCACTGGCGCGCAGCAACGGCGCGCTGCAGTTCGATGTGCAGCTGGTGAAGCGCCCTGTCTCGCCGGTGAAGGTGACGATGCAGTGCGGCAGTGGCTGCGAGGGCGGGGTGGATATCGCCCCGTTGCTGGGCAAGCTCTCGCCCGGCCAGAAGCAGACGGTGACCGTGCCGCTGGCGTGCTTTGCCAAGCAAGGCGTGGCCCTGGGTGCGGTGGAAGCTCCGTTCGTGGTGACTGCCGACACGCCGTTCGCCGCGGCCTTCACCCAGGTCAAGCTGACCGCCAACACGGCCAATGCCGAGGGTGCGGTGGCCTGCCCGTAA
- a CDS encoding LacI family DNA-binding transcriptional regulator — translation MRSRIEDVAAVAGVSIKTVSRVLNHEPNVREQTRERVLAAVARLGYKPNLSARSLAGQRSYALALVYNNPSRNYLMEIQSGMLEACHAQHYNLILGPVGTGRRTLPDLAALFENSRPDGVVLIPPLTDDEVVLSYLEEQDIPFACIAPRHPEGRIGVRMDETTAVVELIGHLVAQGHRRIGHIKGPRAHGACQWRHAGYRQALRGAGIAYDPQLVVNGQFSFESGVDAANILLDLDDPPTAIFAANDDMAAAVYRVAGERGLRVPRDLSVCGFDDTPIAGHIYPALTTVRQPTAHMGRLATEQLIEHIRTETAGRMITVEHAVLDRESTAAPRRR, via the coding sequence ATGCGCAGTCGAATCGAGGATGTCGCCGCCGTCGCCGGGGTTTCGATCAAGACCGTGTCCCGCGTACTCAACCACGAGCCGAACGTGCGCGAGCAGACGCGCGAACGCGTGCTGGCGGCAGTGGCGCGGCTGGGCTACAAGCCCAACCTGTCGGCGCGCAGCCTGGCCGGCCAGCGCTCGTATGCACTGGCGCTGGTCTACAACAATCCTTCGCGCAACTACCTGATGGAAATCCAGAGCGGCATGCTGGAAGCCTGCCATGCGCAGCACTACAACCTGATCCTGGGGCCGGTCGGTACCGGCCGCCGCACCCTGCCCGACCTGGCCGCGCTGTTCGAGAACTCGCGCCCGGACGGCGTCGTGCTGATTCCACCACTGACCGACGATGAGGTGGTGCTGTCCTACCTGGAAGAGCAGGACATTCCCTTCGCCTGCATCGCGCCACGCCACCCGGAAGGCCGCATCGGCGTGCGCATGGACGAGACCACCGCGGTGGTCGAACTGATCGGCCACCTGGTCGCGCAGGGCCATCGCCGCATCGGCCACATCAAGGGGCCCCGCGCGCACGGTGCCTGCCAGTGGCGCCACGCCGGATATCGCCAGGCGCTGCGCGGCGCCGGTATCGCCTACGACCCGCAGCTGGTGGTCAACGGCCAGTTCTCGTTCGAGTCGGGCGTGGATGCCGCCAACATCCTGCTGGATCTGGACGATCCGCCGACGGCGATCTTCGCGGCCAACGATGACATGGCCGCGGCGGTGTACCGCGTGGCCGGCGAGCGTGGCCTGCGTGTCCCGCGCGATCTGTCGGTGTGCGGCTTCGACGATACCCCGATCGCCGGGCACATCTATCCGGCGCTGACCACGGTGCGCCAGCCGACCGCGCACATGGGCCGGCTGGCGACCGAGCAGTTGATTGAGCACATCCGCACCGAGACCGCAGGACGCATGATCACGGTCGAGCATGCGGTGCTGGATCGCGAGTCGACCGCCGCGCCCCGGCGGCGCTGA